Proteins encoded within one genomic window of Nordella sp. HKS 07:
- a CDS encoding MBL fold metallo-hydrolase, which translates to MTRPKIMIIPVTPFQQNCSLVWNEDTRIGAVVDPGGDVEVILNAIEQSKVVVEKILLTHGHIDHAGGAAELRDRLKVAIEGPHTEDAFLLDGLPKSGAQYGYEARAFTPDRWLKEGDRITVGALDFAVLECPGHTPGSVVLFNNAHRFCFMGDVLFQGSVGRTDFAYGDHETLVASIRDKLLPLGDDVAFLPGHGPASTIGEERRSNPFLTGSS; encoded by the coding sequence ATGACAAGACCCAAAATCATGATCATCCCCGTCACTCCCTTCCAGCAGAACTGCTCGCTGGTGTGGAACGAGGACACGCGTATCGGCGCCGTCGTCGATCCCGGCGGCGATGTCGAGGTGATCCTCAACGCCATCGAGCAATCGAAAGTCGTGGTCGAGAAAATACTGCTGACCCACGGTCACATCGATCATGCCGGCGGCGCGGCCGAATTGCGCGATCGGCTCAAGGTCGCGATCGAAGGTCCGCATACGGAAGATGCTTTTCTGCTCGACGGCCTGCCGAAATCCGGCGCCCAATATGGCTATGAAGCGCGGGCCTTCACGCCCGACCGCTGGCTCAAGGAAGGTGACAGGATCACCGTCGGCGCACTGGATTTCGCGGTTCTCGAGTGCCCCGGTCATACGCCGGGCTCGGTGGTGCTGTTCAACAACGCGCATCGCTTCTGCTTCATGGGCGACGTGCTGTTCCAGGGATCGGTCGGCCGCACCGATTTTGCCTATGGCGACCATGAGACGCTTGTCGCCTCGATCCGCGACAAGCTCCTGCCGCTCGGCGATGATGTCGCCTTCCTGCCCGGTCATGGCCCGGCCAGCACCATCGGTGAAGAGCGCCGCAGCAATCCGTTCCTCACCGGATCGAGCTGA
- a CDS encoding MFS transporter, whose amino-acid sequence MSAPLPFAQRYRTIVAAIATVASCDIAMGLTLQMLPLLMEKNHVPAWIMGLNAAMSPLGIMLAGPFLPRIVSRFGSKHVVYVSILLTIATLAAFKLFPSIWAWFAIRFVFGLAAGTLFTVSEAWIMSGADHGNRGRAMGLYTSVLAISFSVGPLIIPFTGIDGWLPWLIGMACVGMSAVPLAFLRISEDTFRHEEGGGGGFWAFVRRAPLLLFAVGTLTFFDAVMLSFFPIFGLRSGLPVEQVTTILGVSIIGNALLQLPIGLLADKWSRLGVILSSAIITAVLSLSLIWTIQSWLIWPVMLILGTTAYAIYTIALTILGDHFKGPDLIAGSAAFAAMWGIGGILGPPIAGAATDAFGIVSIPVTVTLIYIILLAGLVLSRGRLVQGVAHG is encoded by the coding sequence ATGTCGGCGCCTTTGCCTTTCGCGCAGCGCTACCGGACGATTGTCGCCGCGATCGCGACCGTCGCTTCCTGTGACATCGCCATGGGTCTCACCTTGCAGATGCTGCCGCTCCTCATGGAGAAAAATCACGTTCCGGCCTGGATCATGGGGCTCAACGCCGCCATGTCGCCGCTCGGCATCATGCTGGCCGGTCCCTTCCTGCCGCGCATCGTGTCGCGCTTCGGTTCCAAGCACGTCGTCTACGTCAGCATCCTGCTTACCATCGCGACGCTCGCCGCCTTCAAGCTGTTTCCCAGCATCTGGGCATGGTTCGCCATCCGCTTCGTCTTCGGCCTGGCGGCCGGCACCTTGTTCACGGTGAGCGAAGCTTGGATCATGAGTGGCGCCGATCATGGCAATCGCGGCCGCGCCATGGGGCTCTATACGAGCGTTCTGGCGATCAGTTTTTCGGTCGGCCCCCTGATCATTCCCTTCACCGGCATCGACGGCTGGCTGCCCTGGCTGATCGGCATGGCTTGCGTCGGTATGAGCGCCGTGCCGCTCGCTTTCCTGCGCATCTCGGAGGACACCTTCCGGCATGAAGAAGGCGGTGGTGGCGGATTCTGGGCGTTCGTGCGCCGCGCGCCGCTTCTGCTTTTTGCCGTCGGCACCCTCACCTTCTTCGATGCCGTCATGCTGTCCTTCTTCCCGATTTTCGGCCTGCGCTCCGGACTGCCGGTCGAACAGGTCACCACCATTCTCGGCGTCTCCATCATCGGCAATGCATTGCTGCAACTCCCGATCGGGCTCCTCGCCGACAAATGGTCGAGGCTCGGTGTGATCCTCTCCTCGGCGATCATTACCGCGGTGCTCTCTTTGTCGCTGATCTGGACGATCCAGTCCTGGCTGATCTGGCCGGTCATGCTGATTCTGGGCACCACGGCCTATGCCATCTACACCATCGCCCTGACCATTCTCGGTGATCATTTCAAGGGGCCCGATCTCATCGCCGGAAGCGCTGCCTTCGCCGCCATGTGGGGCATTGGCGGCATATTGGGCCCGCCGATCGCCGGAGCTGCGACCGACGCCTTCGGCATCGTCTCCATTCCGGTGACCGTCACCCTCATCTACATCATCCTGCTGGCAGGCCTCGTTCTGTCACGCGGCCGGCTCGTGCAAGGGGTCGCGCATGGATAG
- a CDS encoding MFS transporter, producing MDRQRWINLFAAIAAITVFGFALGLMFPLLSLVMEKHGVPPQTIGYNTAMHPFGILVAGFFVPHLTARFGTKRVAIAAALLTATMILAYPFMPIYWAWFVMRFIQGFAVAALFTVSEAWVVEAAEGPARSRIMGVYTGVLSLSFGLGPVLISFTGVNTILPFLIGAGFLVASMIPMFFYRSTGAFATEPGERQLSILGFSRLAPILIGAVALFAVIDAAYLGLMPVYGVKKGLSQEMAALMLAAFIVGNAVLQLPIGWIADHWSKRGMMVVCAFTTVIGSALIPSAFGTWMIWPVLVVTGAASAGIYTMALAELGERFSGNELVAGTAAFSTMWGAGALIGALIGGWAMDRFGPDGLPYATAVVFAGFILVIAGRASFSARARRRV from the coding sequence ATGGATAGGCAGCGCTGGATCAATCTCTTCGCCGCCATCGCCGCGATCACCGTTTTCGGCTTCGCGCTCGGCCTCATGTTTCCGCTGCTCTCCCTCGTCATGGAGAAGCACGGCGTGCCGCCGCAGACGATCGGCTACAACACCGCGATGCATCCCTTCGGCATCCTTGTCGCGGGTTTCTTCGTGCCGCATTTGACGGCCCGCTTCGGGACCAAGCGGGTGGCGATCGCCGCCGCGCTCCTGACCGCAACGATGATTCTCGCTTATCCCTTCATGCCGATCTACTGGGCCTGGTTCGTGATGCGTTTCATCCAGGGCTTTGCCGTCGCAGCTCTCTTCACGGTAAGCGAAGCCTGGGTGGTTGAAGCAGCCGAGGGACCGGCGCGGTCGCGCATCATGGGCGTTTATACAGGCGTCCTGTCCTTGAGCTTTGGCCTGGGGCCGGTGCTGATCAGCTTCACCGGCGTCAATACCATCCTGCCTTTCCTCATCGGTGCGGGCTTCCTGGTCGCCAGCATGATCCCGATGTTCTTCTATCGCTCGACGGGAGCTTTCGCGACCGAGCCTGGAGAACGCCAGCTTTCCATCCTGGGTTTTTCCCGCCTCGCACCCATCCTGATCGGCGCGGTGGCCCTCTTCGCCGTCATCGATGCGGCTTATCTCGGCCTCATGCCTGTCTATGGCGTCAAGAAAGGGCTCAGTCAGGAAATGGCCGCCCTGATGCTGGCCGCTTTCATCGTCGGCAATGCTGTGCTGCAACTCCCCATTGGCTGGATCGCCGACCACTGGAGCAAGCGCGGCATGATGGTGGTCTGCGCCTTCACCACTGTAATCGGCAGCGCACTCATCCCGAGCGCCTTCGGCACCTGGATGATCTGGCCCGTGCTGGTCGTGACAGGAGCCGCCTCCGCCGGCATCTACACGATGGCGCTGGCCGAATTGGGCGAACGCTTCTCGGGCAATGAGCTTGTCGCGGGAACAGCGGCATTCTCTACCATGTGGGGCGCCGGCGCTCTCATCGGCGCGCTAATCGGCGGCTGGGCCATGGATCGTTTCGGACCGGACGGCCTGCCCTATGCAACTGCCGTAGTCTTCGCCGGTTTCATTCTCGTCATTGCGGGTCGCGCTTCGTTCAGCGCACGAGCCCGGAGGCGCGTTTAA
- a CDS encoding type 1 glutamine amidotransferase, with protein MKKALIFQHMNHDTPGRFLDYFVEDGIAPHAVRLWEGQTIPSLKGYDLMFVLGGAMDVWETDENPWLLAEKQAIREWVVDRGKPYIGLCLGHQLLANALGGEVAPAQESEVGVHEVKVNGAAEGHPLFTGLGGSHKVMQWHHAEVKTPPREATVLASSPRAEVQAIAIDNHALGMQFHAEFSPQTVASWESLPAYVAALERELGAGAYAQVSADAYPLMPQMGAMTRRIYDNFKRASGLVR; from the coding sequence ATGAAGAAGGCGCTGATCTTCCAGCATATGAACCACGATACCCCGGGACGCTTCCTCGACTATTTCGTCGAGGACGGCATTGCGCCCCATGCCGTGAGGCTGTGGGAAGGGCAGACGATTCCTTCGCTCAAAGGCTACGACCTGATGTTCGTGCTGGGCGGCGCCATGGATGTCTGGGAAACCGATGAAAATCCCTGGCTCCTCGCCGAAAAGCAAGCGATCCGCGAATGGGTGGTGGATCGCGGCAAGCCCTATATCGGCCTGTGCCTCGGCCATCAGCTGCTGGCGAACGCTCTGGGCGGAGAAGTCGCCCCGGCGCAGGAAAGTGAAGTCGGCGTGCATGAGGTCAAGGTCAATGGTGCGGCCGAGGGGCATCCGCTTTTCACCGGGCTCGGCGGATCCCACAAGGTCATGCAGTGGCACCACGCGGAGGTGAAGACGCCGCCCAGGGAGGCGACGGTGCTCGCCTCGTCGCCACGCGCCGAGGTGCAGGCGATCGCCATCGACAACCATGCGCTCGGCATGCAGTTCCATGCCGAGTTCTCGCCGCAGACGGTGGCGAGCTGGGAATCGCTACCGGCCTATGTCGCTGCGCTCGAGCGCGAGCTGGGGGCCGGGGCCTATGCCCAGGTGAGCGCGGACGCCTATCCGCTGATGCCGCAAATGGGCGCCATGACGCGGCGCATCTACGACAATTTTAAACGCGCCTCCGGGCTCGTGCGCTGA
- a CDS encoding ribonuclease T2, with protein MSRSRPRAPKIHHRGSRLAAFLLAGLIALASLALAPAVQARGPVPGQFDYYTLSLSWSPTYCASQAGQNDRQQCGLGRAYAFVVHGLWPQYQQGWPQDCTLREKWVPDDLIAGMLDIMPSKRLIIHEWKKHGGCSGLRMRAYFDLTRNLFAKIRIPARYLGPQQPVVTTPEQLVTDFVKTNRDLTSDMLSVQCGNSRGAARLAELRICFGKDGAPQSCGSNERRQCRAERLVLPPVRGGTQ; from the coding sequence ATGTCCAGAAGCCGACCTCGCGCCCCCAAGATCCACCATCGCGGCTCTCGTCTCGCGGCCTTCCTTCTCGCCGGCCTCATCGCGCTTGCAAGCCTCGCGCTAGCGCCCGCCGTTCAAGCGCGCGGGCCGGTCCCGGGCCAGTTCGACTACTACACGCTGAGTCTCTCCTGGTCGCCGACCTATTGCGCCTCGCAAGCCGGCCAGAACGATCGCCAGCAATGCGGCCTCGGCCGCGCCTATGCTTTCGTGGTGCACGGGCTGTGGCCGCAATATCAGCAGGGCTGGCCGCAGGACTGCACCTTGCGGGAGAAATGGGTTCCGGACGACCTCATTGCGGGGATGCTCGACATCATGCCGTCGAAACGGCTCATCATCCACGAGTGGAAGAAGCATGGCGGTTGCTCGGGCCTGAGGATGCGCGCCTATTTCGACCTTACGCGCAACCTGTTCGCCAAGATCCGCATCCCGGCCCGCTATCTCGGGCCGCAGCAGCCCGTCGTCACGACGCCGGAGCAGCTCGTCACCGATTTCGTCAAGACCAATCGCGATCTCACCAGCGACATGCTGTCGGTACAATGCGGCAATTCCCGCGGCGCGGCGCGGCTTGCGGAGTTGCGCATATGCTTCGGCAAGGATGGCGCGCCGCAGTCCTGCGGCTCGAATGAACGACGGCAATGCCGGGCGGAAAGGCTGGTGCTGCCGCCGGTACGTGGGGGAACGCAATGA
- a CDS encoding cold-shock protein, with translation MRQNGTIKFFNQAKGYGFVSPEGGGKDVFVHVTAVQRSGIPELNEGMRISFEVQPDKRGRGPQAVELQLL, from the coding sequence ATGCGCCAGAATGGCACTATCAAATTTTTCAACCAGGCCAAGGGATATGGATTCGTGTCGCCGGAAGGCGGCGGCAAGGACGTGTTCGTACATGTCACCGCCGTCCAGCGGTCGGGCATCCCCGAGTTGAACGAAGGGATGAGAATCAGCTTCGAGGTTCAGCCGGACAAGCGCGGCCGCGGCCCGCAGGCGGTCGAACTGCAGCTGCTTTAG
- a CDS encoding DUF922 domain-containing protein, producing MRAIRGAAAAAAILLSALGGKAADAAPAFSTRYVYYDVTGDTATGVYISMLKRGPQVNGASAYAATSALPSERGKLELTRSCRVIDYQYRTDFTIHLPKLTDETVLSAGTLEQWHRFSRLLVKHEETHRSIWMSCAREIETRIRALRTHTCAELDEKAQEIRDQVQNACLSKHAAFDAAEQKRLARQPFVRMVLVNNSKPNKPVKLAVGKKRKKAAAQIN from the coding sequence ATGCGGGCAATCAGAGGTGCGGCGGCCGCTGCCGCGATTTTGCTGTCTGCACTGGGTGGGAAGGCGGCCGATGCGGCACCGGCCTTCTCCACCAGATATGTCTATTATGACGTGACCGGCGACACCGCCACCGGGGTCTATATCTCGATGCTCAAGCGTGGGCCGCAAGTGAATGGCGCGAGCGCTTATGCGGCCACTTCGGCGCTGCCGTCTGAGCGCGGCAAGCTGGAACTGACCCGCAGCTGCCGCGTCATCGACTATCAGTATCGGACGGACTTCACTATCCACTTGCCAAAGCTCACTGACGAGACGGTCCTCTCGGCCGGGACACTCGAGCAGTGGCACAGATTCTCACGCCTTTTGGTCAAGCATGAAGAGACCCATCGTTCGATCTGGATGAGCTGCGCCAGGGAGATCGAAACCAGGATACGCGCCCTGCGCACTCACACCTGTGCGGAGCTCGACGAGAAAGCGCAGGAAATTCGCGATCAGGTGCAGAACGCCTGCCTGAGCAAGCACGCCGCATTCGACGCCGCTGAACAGAAAAGACTGGCTAGGCAGCCATTCGTGAGAATGGTGCTGGTCAACAACAGCAAGCCGAACAAGCCTGTCAAGCTCGCCGTCGGGAAGAAGCGCAAGAAGGCGGCCGCGCAGATCAATTAG
- a CDS encoding L,D-transpeptidase: MDTTDGTIDPFPIAQVDLRKIPEQFRRQTVEYLGHEWPGTIVVDTKTKHLFKILPGQQAIRYGVGVGREGFSWSGEAQVGAKQMWPKWNPPAEMVARDPNAAKWANGQPGGPENPLGARALYLYQDGKDTLFRIHGTNAPKSIGKAMSSGCIRMLNQDVVELYRMTPIGTRVTVLPSDPQQIFEEDAIAAQ; this comes from the coding sequence ATGGATACGACCGATGGAACTATCGATCCGTTTCCGATCGCGCAAGTCGACCTGCGCAAGATTCCGGAACAATTCCGTCGCCAGACGGTGGAATATCTGGGCCACGAATGGCCGGGGACTATCGTCGTCGACACAAAAACGAAACATCTGTTCAAGATCCTCCCCGGTCAGCAGGCGATCCGGTATGGCGTCGGCGTCGGACGGGAAGGGTTCTCATGGTCAGGCGAGGCGCAGGTAGGCGCCAAGCAGATGTGGCCGAAATGGAACCCGCCGGCCGAAATGGTGGCGCGTGACCCCAATGCGGCGAAGTGGGCCAATGGTCAGCCCGGAGGGCCCGAGAATCCCCTCGGCGCGCGGGCGCTCTATCTGTATCAGGACGGCAAGGACACGCTATTTCGCATCCATGGCACCAACGCGCCGAAATCAATCGGCAAGGCGATGTCGTCCGGTTGCATCCGCATGTTGAACCAGGATGTGGTCGAACTCTACCGAATGACGCCGATCGGCACGCGCGTCACCGTGCTGCCTTCCGATCCGCAGCAGATCTTCGAGGAAGACGCGATCGCCGCGCAATAG
- a CDS encoding S-methyl-5'-thioadenosine phosphorylase produces MTKSVLGIIGGSGIYDIEMEGARWETVTSPWGEPSDQLRRGEIGGLPVVFLPRHGRGHRYSPTSINYRANIDILKRAGVTDVVSLSACGSFREELEPGRFVLVDQFIDRTFAREKSFFGTGCVAHVSLAYPISPTLQDLAEAALKAENIPHARGGTYLVMEGPQFSTLAESHLYRSWGCSVIGMTNMPEAKLAREAELSYCTVAMVTDYDSWHPHHGEVDITSIIKVLKGNSENARKFVTRLARDFPREHPPCRVGSDKSLDFAIMTQPELRDPALLTKLDAVAGRVLKRPQ; encoded by the coding sequence ATGACGAAATCAGTGCTCGGCATCATCGGCGGTTCGGGCATCTATGACATCGAGATGGAGGGCGCGCGCTGGGAAACGGTCACCTCGCCATGGGGCGAGCCATCCGACCAGCTTCGGCGCGGCGAGATCGGCGGCCTGCCGGTCGTCTTCCTGCCTCGCCATGGGCGTGGCCATCGCTACTCACCGACCAGCATCAACTATCGCGCCAATATCGACATATTGAAACGCGCCGGGGTGACAGATGTCGTCTCGCTGTCAGCCTGCGGATCGTTCCGCGAGGAACTCGAGCCGGGGCGTTTCGTGCTCGTCGACCAGTTCATCGATCGCACCTTCGCGCGCGAGAAGAGCTTTTTCGGCACCGGCTGCGTGGCGCATGTGTCGCTGGCCTATCCGATCTCGCCGACGCTCCAGGATCTGGCCGAAGCGGCGCTCAAGGCCGAGAATATTCCGCATGCGCGCGGCGGCACGTATCTGGTGATGGAGGGGCCGCAATTCTCGACGCTGGCAGAATCGCATCTCTATCGCTCATGGGGCTGCAGCGTTATCGGCATGACCAACATGCCGGAGGCCAAGCTCGCGCGCGAGGCCGAACTCAGCTATTGCACCGTCGCGATGGTGACGGATTACGATTCATGGCATCCGCATCACGGCGAGGTCGACATCACCTCGATCATCAAGGTGCTGAAAGGCAACAGCGAGAACGCGCGCAAATTCGTGACACGGCTGGCGCGCGATTTTCCGCGCGAGCATCCGCCCTGCCGGGTGGGTTCCGACAAGTCGCTCGATTTCGCCATCATGACGCAGCCGGAACTGCGCGATCCGGCCTTGCTCACCAAGCTCGATGCTGTCGCCGGACGCGTGCTCAAACGGCCCCAATAA
- a CDS encoding efflux RND transporter permease subunit gives MGLSELCIRRPVMTVLLMLSLVVLGIAGFRQLPVAALPRIDFPTIQVSASLPGASPDSMASSVAEPLEQQFSTIPGVTSMTSTSMQGSTTIVLQFDLNRDIDAASLDVQSALSIAERRLPPQMTTPPSFRKVNPADQPVLLLALASSTMPLTDVDEYAETVLVPQISQILGVAQVSIFGQQKRAVRIETDPRLAASRGLSMADLATAVTAADSYVPVGGLAGQSRNLTINAPSQLIKAEDYRPLVVAWRDGKPVRLGDVAAVRDGAQNEQTASWYNDQRAVVLAIFRQPGANTVDVVDQVKAHLAAYRSALPAAISLDITNDRSVSIRNAVADVEFTLLLAALLVILVIFAFLKSLRATLIPVLALPVSLIATCAVMAVLGFSIDNMSLLAITLSTGFVVDDAIVMLENIVRHIEAGQEPFVAALEGAREIGFTILSMTVSLVAVFIPVLFMGGVVGRIFREFAVTISVAILVSGFVSLTLTPMLCARLLSAEKGDKPKSLIARVSDTVFARMESFYCRTLNLALRFQGLMLAVTVATLGLSIWLYVVVPKGFFPTEDTGYLTATIEALPEIGFAAMAAKTQATSAIVRQDKAVAYVLSTAGGGNNAANTARLFIALKPQGQRDSAEDVARRLRRETAVIPGIDAYYQAVQNIQIGGRSAKADVQYTLQSVDLDTLIGAVPDLVDRLKKRAELRDVTTDLELSNPELIVDIDRDRAAALGVNVDDIRSTLFNSFGVAQVATLYRPSNDYPVILEVAPELQNDPNVLSLISVKSANGAAIPLDQVTVTRRDSGPLSINHQAQQPSVTISFNVAPNVALGAAIDAVNQETAAAHLPSGISANFAGTAQVFVAGLAGQGFLLLVAALVIYIILGILYESYIHPLTILSGLPSAGVGALIALMLAGMDLSVIAVIGIVMLIGIVKKNGIMMIDYALTRQQAGVAAAEAIREACIRRFRPIMMTTFAAILGALPIALGFGAGSELRRPLGIAIAGGLLVSQLLTLYITPVMFLALERARMRFRPAPQSEAGASVTI, from the coding sequence ATGGGACTCTCCGAGCTCTGCATCAGACGGCCTGTAATGACGGTGCTCCTGATGTTGTCGCTCGTCGTGCTCGGCATTGCGGGCTTCCGCCAGTTGCCGGTGGCGGCCCTGCCGCGCATCGATTTCCCGACCATCCAGGTGAGCGCCTCGCTGCCCGGCGCCAGCCCCGACTCGATGGCGTCCTCGGTAGCCGAGCCGCTGGAGCAGCAATTCTCGACCATTCCCGGCGTCACCTCGATGACGTCTACCTCGATGCAGGGCTCGACCACCATCGTACTGCAGTTCGATCTCAACCGGGATATCGACGCGGCGTCTCTCGACGTGCAGTCGGCGCTCAGCATCGCCGAGCGGCGCCTGCCGCCGCAGATGACCACGCCGCCCAGCTTCAGGAAGGTCAACCCGGCCGATCAGCCGGTATTGCTGCTGGCACTCGCCTCGAGCACGATGCCGCTCACCGATGTCGATGAATATGCCGAGACTGTGCTGGTGCCGCAAATCTCGCAGATCCTCGGTGTGGCGCAGGTCTCGATCTTCGGCCAGCAGAAGCGGGCAGTCAGGATCGAGACCGATCCCAGGCTTGCCGCGAGCCGCGGTCTCAGCATGGCGGACCTCGCCACGGCGGTCACCGCCGCCGATTCCTATGTGCCGGTCGGCGGTCTTGCAGGCCAGAGCCGGAATCTCACGATCAACGCGCCATCGCAGCTGATCAAGGCCGAGGATTACCGTCCGCTGGTGGTCGCCTGGCGGGACGGCAAGCCGGTGCGACTCGGCGATGTGGCGGCTGTGCGCGACGGCGCCCAGAACGAGCAGACGGCGAGCTGGTACAACGACCAGCGGGCGGTGGTGCTGGCGATCTTCCGCCAGCCCGGCGCCAACACGGTCGATGTGGTCGACCAGGTGAAGGCGCATCTCGCCGCCTATCGAAGTGCGTTGCCGGCGGCGATCTCGCTCGACATCACCAATGACCGGTCGGTATCTATCCGCAACGCGGTCGCCGATGTTGAGTTTACCTTGCTGCTGGCGGCCCTGCTGGTGATCCTGGTCATTTTCGCCTTCCTGAAATCGCTGAGAGCGACCCTCATACCGGTCCTGGCCTTGCCGGTGTCGCTGATCGCCACCTGCGCCGTGATGGCGGTGCTCGGATTTTCGATCGACAATATGTCACTGCTCGCCATCACGCTCAGTACCGGCTTCGTGGTCGACGACGCGATCGTGATGCTCGAGAACATCGTGCGCCACATCGAGGCGGGGCAAGAGCCGTTCGTCGCGGCGCTCGAGGGCGCGCGCGAGATCGGCTTCACCATACTCTCGATGACCGTATCGCTGGTCGCCGTATTCATCCCGGTGCTGTTCATGGGCGGCGTGGTGGGGCGCATCTTCCGCGAATTCGCAGTCACCATCTCAGTGGCGATCCTGGTGTCGGGCTTCGTCTCCCTGACTCTGACGCCGATGCTCTGCGCCAGACTGCTCAGCGCCGAGAAAGGGGACAAGCCGAAGAGCCTGATAGCGCGCGTCTCCGACACGGTCTTCGCCCGGATGGAGAGCTTCTATTGCCGCACGCTCAATCTCGCTCTGCGCTTCCAGGGATTGATGCTCGCCGTGACCGTGGCGACGCTCGGTCTTTCTATCTGGCTCTATGTCGTGGTGCCCAAAGGCTTCTTTCCGACCGAGGACACGGGATATCTCACCGCGACGATCGAGGCCTTGCCCGAGATCGGCTTCGCGGCGATGGCAGCGAAGACGCAGGCTACCAGCGCCATCGTCCGTCAGGACAAGGCGGTCGCCTATGTGCTTTCGACCGCTGGCGGCGGCAACAACGCGGCCAATACGGCCCGGCTCTTCATCGCTCTCAAGCCGCAAGGGCAGCGCGACAGCGCGGAGGATGTGGCGCGGCGGCTGAGGCGCGAAACCGCGGTCATTCCCGGCATCGATGCCTATTACCAGGCGGTGCAAAATATCCAGATCGGCGGCCGCTCGGCCAAAGCCGATGTCCAATACACCCTGCAGAGCGTCGATCTCGATACGCTCATCGGCGCCGTGCCGGATCTCGTCGATCGGCTCAAGAAACGCGCCGAGCTTCGCGATGTCACGACCGACCTCGAGCTCAGCAATCCGGAACTTATCGTCGATATCGATCGCGACCGCGCGGCAGCGCTTGGTGTCAATGTCGACGATATCCGCTCGACGCTCTTCAATTCCTTCGGCGTGGCGCAGGTCGCCACCCTCTACCGTCCGTCCAACGACTATCCGGTGATCCTGGAAGTAGCGCCCGAGCTGCAGAACGATCCCAATGTGCTGTCCCTGATCTCGGTGAAATCGGCGAATGGTGCGGCGATCCCGCTCGACCAGGTGACGGTGACGCGGCGGGATTCGGGGCCGTTGTCGATCAATCATCAGGCCCAGCAGCCTTCGGTCACCATTTCGTTCAACGTAGCGCCAAATGTGGCGCTCGGCGCGGCAATCGATGCGGTGAACCAGGAAACGGCAGCAGCGCATCTGCCGAGCGGGATCTCCGCCAATTTCGCCGGCACGGCGCAGGTCTTCGTCGCCGGGCTTGCGGGGCAGGGCTTCCTGCTGCTCGTCGCGGCTTTGGTGATCTACATCATCCTCGGCATTCTCTATGAGAGCTACATCCACCCGCTGACGATCCTGTCGGGTCTGCCGTCGGCCGGGGTCGGCGCGCTCATTGCGCTCATGCTGGCAGGCATGGATCTCTCAGTCATCGCCGTCATCGGCATCGTGATGCTCATCGGTATCGTGAAGAAGAACGGCATCATGATGATCGACTATGCGCTGACGCGCCAGCAGGCCGGAGTCGCCGCCGCGGAAGCGATCCGCGAGGCCTGCATCAGGCGGTTCCGACCCATCATGATGACGACATTCGCGGCCATCCTCGGCGCCCTGCCGATTGCGCTCGGTTTCGGCGCCGGCTCGGAGCTGCGCCGGCCGTTAGGCATCGCCATCGCCGGCGGCCTCCTCGTCTCGCAACTCCTGACCCTCTACATTACGCCTGTGATGTTCCTCGCGCTCGAAAGAGCACGGATGCGCTTCCGGCCGGCGCCGCAGAGTGAGGCGGGAGCGAGTGTAACCATATGA